A single Vicinamibacterales bacterium DNA region contains:
- a CDS encoding DUF58 domain-containing protein, whose protein sequence is MRTREQEVEPLINLSEITEVELLILKRMREFTIGEHSSMFHGTGFDFVGLRDWQAGDRFESIDWAQSSLTNFSPLVVREFEQPTTSGVIIVADRSASTRCGADTASADRRGMQIATLIARSIATIGMSAVFFQDSIGLITFDEGFQTLGAVRPRIGKGQVIHCLEAYQDGHGLGELKNSGSLSATLSGFTRKTSMMPVISDFLFDDAPALLKEMSQVDNVHDVFVMMVDASFAFELPKVSAGWVEVYDVETGRTRMMSRRELSRQSERIRAWQDDVARQAKALDLDVIRLGVDQVKFDVALVEWVAERRLRRRK, encoded by the coding sequence ATGAGAACGCGCGAGCAGGAGGTCGAGCCGCTCATCAACCTGTCGGAGATCACCGAGGTCGAGCTGCTCATCCTCAAGCGGATGCGCGAGTTCACGATCGGTGAACACTCCAGCATGTTCCATGGCACGGGGTTCGACTTCGTCGGCCTGCGCGACTGGCAGGCCGGCGATCGCTTCGAGTCGATCGACTGGGCGCAGTCGTCGCTCACCAACTTCAGCCCGCTTGTCGTCCGCGAGTTCGAGCAGCCGACCACGTCGGGCGTGATCATCGTGGCGGACCGCTCCGCGTCCACGCGCTGCGGCGCCGACACGGCGAGCGCGGACCGGCGCGGCATGCAGATCGCCACGCTGATCGCCCGCTCGATTGCCACCATCGGCATGTCGGCGGTGTTCTTCCAGGATTCGATTGGCCTGATCACCTTCGACGAGGGCTTTCAGACGCTGGGCGCCGTGCGTCCGCGCATCGGCAAGGGCCAGGTCATTCACTGCCTCGAGGCCTACCAGGACGGCCACGGGCTCGGGGAACTGAAGAACTCGGGCAGCCTGAGCGCGACGCTGAGCGGCTTTACCCGCAAGACCTCGATGATGCCGGTGATCTCCGACTTCCTGTTCGACGACGCGCCGGCGCTGCTGAAAGAGATGTCGCAGGTTGACAACGTGCACGACGTGTTCGTGATGATGGTCGATGCCTCGTTCGCGTTCGAGCTGCCGAAGGTCTCGGCGGGCTGGGTCGAGGTCTACGACGTGGAAACCGGCAGGACGCGGATGATGTCGCGCCGCGAGCTGAGCCGCCAGAGCGAGCGCATCCGCGCCTGGCAGGACGATGTCGCCCGGCAGGCCAAGGCGCTGGACCTCGATGTGATTCGGCTGGGCGTTGACCAGGTGAAGTTCGACGTGGCACTGGTGGAGTGGGTGGCGGAACGCCGCCTGCGGCGGCGGAAGTGA
- a CDS encoding transglutaminase-like domain-containing protein, whose translation MPTEPLAKTLADLIADAADQPGPDLAGPALLVARIEYPRLDPRPYLDRLDQMGDAAFHFVAKDPGHDAPIAARIDAVNRYVFGELGFTGNREQYDDPRNSCLNEVMDRKKGIPITMALIYIEVARRAGLRAEGVNFPGHFLVRVMPDHHKGDPHAGLIVDPFHGGAILDEADCRQLLSRAGEGSAFEPSLLARATRRQVLIRMLNNLKRLYVKMHSFPQARATTDVLLALQPSSLIDLKDRGLLAYNMNDFSHALRDFEEYLKLARLAEQDDDDERKETEQVWEHVKTLRRRVAQLN comes from the coding sequence GTGCCGACTGAGCCCCTCGCCAAGACGCTGGCGGACCTGATCGCCGACGCCGCCGACCAGCCGGGCCCCGACCTGGCCGGGCCCGCCCTCCTCGTGGCGCGCATCGAGTATCCGCGGTTGGACCCCAGGCCGTATCTGGATCGGCTGGACCAGATGGGCGACGCGGCCTTCCATTTCGTGGCGAAGGACCCGGGGCATGACGCGCCGATTGCCGCCCGCATTGATGCCGTGAACCGCTACGTCTTCGGGGAGCTCGGGTTCACCGGCAACCGCGAGCAATACGACGATCCGCGCAACAGCTGCCTGAACGAGGTGATGGATCGGAAGAAGGGCATCCCGATCACGATGGCCCTGATCTACATCGAGGTGGCCAGGCGCGCCGGCCTGCGCGCCGAGGGCGTGAACTTCCCGGGCCATTTCCTGGTTCGCGTGATGCCGGACCATCACAAGGGCGACCCGCATGCAGGGCTGATCGTCGATCCGTTCCACGGCGGCGCCATCCTGGACGAGGCCGATTGCCGGCAGTTGCTCAGCCGCGCCGGCGAAGGCTCGGCGTTCGAGCCGTCGCTGCTGGCGCGCGCCACCCGGCGGCAGGTGCTGATCCGGATGCTGAACAACCTGAAGCGGCTCTACGTGAAGATGCACTCGTTCCCGCAGGCGCGGGCCACCACCGACGTGCTGCTCGCCCTGCAGCCGTCGTCACTCATCGACCTCAAGGACCGCGGCCTGCTCGCCTACAACATGAACGACTTCTCGCACGCGCTCAGGGACTTCGAGGAGTACCTCAAGCTGGCGCGCCTGGCCGAGCAGGACGATGACGACGAGCGCAAGGAGACCGAGCAGGTCTGGGAGCACGTCAAGACGCTCCGCCGCCGGGTCGCGCAACTCAACTAG
- a CDS encoding VWA domain-containing protein — MQAFRDISELVMATWAEWGELRLERLLFSEGNTARQLVIALIGLAAVFMVIRSFGSRNPGHHRLALPAIVTSPGWSRASLTRHGALILALAGLPFFILALADPRTSLTRSETRYPGRRISLLIDASSSMLSALPSTTLAKGAPNNAAFFTTVGAARYFIERRMAGKYRDLMALIEFGDDAYVITPFTTDYENILLSTALIGDWNEFMAFPDQGTVVARAVEQAVGLFQAFDFLDAAGNLMVVFTDGADADVLENGKTVDDVLTDATKAKIPVYLIKIGGNIQNKRSVADELWIGAVKKTGGQFFSGGDEATIIQAIQAIDRASAGTIEMKQYSTERPRYAPFALTAVGLWCAALLLRFTIPAFQTFP, encoded by the coding sequence ATGCAGGCCTTTCGAGACATCAGTGAGCTCGTCATGGCCACGTGGGCCGAGTGGGGAGAGCTGCGTCTCGAGCGCCTGTTGTTTTCCGAAGGCAACACCGCGCGGCAACTGGTGATCGCCCTCATCGGGCTCGCCGCGGTCTTCATGGTGATCCGGTCGTTCGGCAGCCGGAACCCCGGCCATCATCGCCTGGCACTACCGGCCATTGTCACCAGTCCCGGATGGTCGCGGGCCTCGCTGACCCGCCACGGGGCGTTGATCCTGGCCCTGGCCGGCCTGCCCTTCTTCATCCTGGCGCTGGCCGATCCGCGCACGTCGCTGACGCGATCCGAAACGCGCTACCCCGGCCGCCGCATCAGCCTGCTGATCGACGCGTCGTCCAGCATGCTGTCGGCGTTGCCCTCGACGACGCTGGCCAAGGGTGCGCCGAACAACGCCGCCTTCTTCACCACGGTGGGCGCCGCGCGCTACTTCATCGAGCGCCGCATGGCCGGCAAGTACCGCGACCTGATGGCGCTGATCGAGTTCGGCGACGACGCCTACGTGATCACTCCGTTCACCACCGACTACGAGAACATCCTGCTGAGCACTGCGCTGATCGGCGACTGGAACGAGTTCATGGCGTTCCCCGACCAAGGCACGGTCGTGGCGCGGGCCGTCGAGCAGGCCGTCGGTCTGTTCCAGGCCTTCGACTTTCTCGACGCGGCGGGCAACCTGATGGTGGTGTTCACCGACGGCGCTGACGCCGACGTGCTCGAGAACGGCAAGACCGTGGACGACGTGCTGACGGATGCGACCAAGGCGAAGATCCCGGTCTACCTGATCAAGATCGGCGGCAACATCCAGAACAAGCGGAGCGTCGCCGACGAGTTGTGGATTGGCGCCGTGAAGAAGACCGGCGGGCAGTTTTTCTCGGGCGGCGACGAGGCGACGATCATCCAGGCCATCCAGGCGATCGATCGCGCCTCGGCCGGCACCATCGAGATGAAGCAGTACAGCACCGAGCGTCCGCGGTATGCGCCCTTCGCGCTGACCGCCGTGGGCCTGTGGTGCGCCGCATTGCTGTTGCGGTTCACGATTCCGGCATTCCAGACATTTCCGTGA
- a CDS encoding ATP-binding protein has protein sequence MIRTVGLAGAGFILVYIVLSVVTGQSVVALGDLAQLVPPLAYAGLTLALAQRCRGQVRIFWNLNAAHAVIWAIGQAVWTYHDLFGGGVPVISPTDPIFFVSSLPLAAALYGRPERDRPRWLFDIVLLDLVLIALFSAFVYIYFVVSIAITDGNQELYRTNLTQLLNARNLLLALWGIWVWRTAATPAWRRMLGVYATGLAVTFFGGLIYDMLDLTGVYLAGALWDVSFMLPYAVLAVAAAVAYDEKLFEPEEEAPPLARLPVVSLIAITLLVAIPAIDEIARRLTNVSPATETLRTRLALAMLIPFGIVVVVREFLSRRALLRAGQELVSTREQLVQKEKLAAVGQLVSGVAHELNNPLQGVLGYAELMLAARPASADTEELRAIRDNANRAAGIVRNLLTFAGRTASARGWQQINRIVRDAVAVREPHLQASGIDLRLEAADRLPLVYVDHARLEDVLVNLIQNAEAAIATRREGKTRPSTVPARARGEIVITTKWQGNPDRILVEVADNGSGLREEDVSRVFDPFFTTREVGQGTGLGLSVCYGIIREHGGQITARNADVGGAVFTVELPVMAESLASATAAASLPVMAPRPVIPTPSYAMVQPVDDGLDRTPRRRKALVVDDEESNAALVRRVLAGAGYDVESTTLSRRALVMIERTAYDAVIADVKMPELSGQELYGRVCQIRPEMARRFIFITGDIDGEDTREFLDQSRCSYFMKPFNLERLTAAVDMLTGTRAPDTIG, from the coding sequence ATGATTCGCACGGTGGGCCTCGCGGGGGCGGGCTTCATCCTCGTCTATATCGTCCTGTCGGTCGTGACCGGCCAAAGCGTCGTGGCACTCGGCGATCTGGCCCAGCTCGTTCCACCACTCGCGTACGCCGGCCTGACCCTCGCGCTTGCCCAACGGTGCCGCGGGCAGGTCCGCATCTTCTGGAACCTGAACGCCGCCCACGCTGTGATCTGGGCCATCGGCCAGGCGGTGTGGACCTACCACGACCTCTTCGGCGGCGGCGTGCCGGTGATCTCGCCGACCGACCCGATCTTCTTCGTGTCCAGCCTTCCGCTGGCGGCCGCCCTTTACGGCCGGCCCGAGCGTGACCGTCCCCGCTGGTTGTTCGACATCGTCCTGCTCGACCTGGTCCTGATCGCGCTGTTCTCGGCGTTCGTCTACATCTACTTCGTGGTGTCGATCGCGATTACCGACGGCAACCAGGAGCTGTACCGCACCAACCTCACGCAACTGCTGAACGCGCGCAACCTGCTGCTGGCCCTGTGGGGCATCTGGGTGTGGCGGACGGCGGCCACGCCCGCGTGGCGGCGCATGCTCGGCGTTTACGCGACGGGGCTGGCGGTGACGTTCTTCGGCGGGCTGATTTACGACATGTTGGACCTGACCGGCGTCTACCTCGCCGGCGCGTTGTGGGACGTCTCGTTCATGCTGCCCTATGCCGTGCTGGCCGTGGCTGCGGCGGTGGCCTACGACGAGAAGTTGTTCGAGCCAGAGGAAGAAGCGCCGCCCCTCGCCCGCCTGCCGGTCGTGTCGCTGATCGCCATCACGCTGCTGGTCGCCATTCCGGCGATCGACGAGATCGCGCGCCGGCTCACGAACGTGTCGCCGGCGACGGAAACGCTGCGGACCCGCCTCGCCCTGGCCATGCTGATCCCCTTCGGCATTGTCGTGGTGGTGCGCGAGTTTCTGTCGCGTCGCGCGCTGCTCCGGGCCGGGCAGGAGCTGGTGTCAACCCGCGAGCAACTGGTGCAGAAGGAGAAGCTGGCCGCCGTGGGGCAGCTGGTGTCCGGTGTCGCCCACGAGCTGAACAACCCGCTGCAGGGTGTGCTCGGCTACGCCGAGCTGATGCTCGCGGCCCGGCCGGCGTCGGCCGATACCGAGGAACTGCGCGCCATCCGCGACAATGCCAACCGCGCCGCCGGCATTGTCCGCAACCTGCTGACGTTCGCGGGCCGGACCGCGTCGGCGCGCGGCTGGCAGCAGATCAACCGCATTGTCCGTGATGCGGTGGCCGTTCGCGAGCCGCACCTGCAGGCATCCGGCATCGACCTGCGGCTCGAGGCGGCGGACCGGTTGCCGCTGGTCTACGTCGATCACGCGCGGCTCGAAGACGTGCTCGTCAACCTGATCCAGAATGCCGAGGCCGCCATTGCCACGCGGCGGGAAGGCAAGACGCGGCCGTCCACCGTGCCGGCGCGGGCCCGCGGCGAGATTGTCATCACCACGAAGTGGCAGGGCAATCCGGACCGCATCCTCGTCGAAGTGGCCGACAACGGCAGCGGCCTGCGCGAAGAAGACGTGTCGCGGGTCTTCGATCCCTTCTTCACCACCCGCGAGGTCGGCCAGGGCACCGGACTCGGCCTGTCGGTCTGCTACGGCATTATCCGCGAGCACGGCGGCCAGATCACGGCCCGCAACGCCGACGTCGGCGGCGCGGTGTTCACGGTCGAACTGCCGGTGATGGCGGAGTCGCTGGCCTCGGCGACGGCCGCCGCTTCACTGCCGGTCATGGCGCCGCGGCCGGTGATCCCGACGCCGTCGTATGCGATGGTCCAGCCCGTGGACGACGGCCTCGACCGCACGCCGCGGCGCCGCAAGGCGCTGGTGGTGGATGACGAGGAATCCAATGCCGCGCTGGTCCGCCGCGTGCTGGCCGGCGCCGGCTACGACGTCGAGAGCACCACGCTGTCGCGGCGGGCCCTCGTCATGATCGAGCGGACGGCCTACGATGCCGTGATTGCCGACGTGAAGATGCCCGAACTCAGCGGCCAGGAGCTCTACGGACGGGTCTGCCAGATCCGGCCGGAAATGGCCCGGCGGTTCATCTTCATCACCGGTGACATCGACGGCGAAGACACCCGCGAGTTTCTCGACCAGTCGCGCTGCAGCTATTTCATGAAACCCTTCAACCTCGAGCGGCTCACCGCCGCCGTGGACATGCTGACGGGCACGCGTGCTCCGGATACGATCGGATAA
- a CDS encoding DUF1684 domain-containing protein has translation MQREIRALMAVAVMTLATACSEPEDYPSQIAAQRTAKDEAFKANPGSPVPADKMAALVPLAYFPIDEMYAVPASLEPAAERTRLQVPTSTGKIRDIERIGTLKFTVKGHTLRLTAFHEMDQPLVSRLFVPFSDFTNGAETYSAGRYMELDPTPTGIYVIDFNVAYHPYCYYNSEFDCPYPPKENRLDIPIRAGERLPKSASSAP, from the coding sequence GTGCAGCGGGAAATTCGAGCGCTAATGGCCGTGGCGGTGATGACCTTGGCGACGGCGTGTTCCGAGCCAGAGGACTACCCGTCGCAGATCGCGGCACAACGCACGGCGAAAGACGAAGCGTTCAAGGCGAATCCCGGTTCGCCGGTACCGGCCGACAAGATGGCCGCCCTCGTGCCGCTCGCCTACTTCCCCATCGACGAGATGTACGCCGTGCCGGCGTCCCTGGAGCCGGCCGCCGAGCGCACCCGGCTGCAGGTGCCCACCTCAACGGGCAAGATTCGCGACATCGAGCGTATCGGCACCCTGAAATTCACGGTCAAGGGACACACACTGCGACTCACCGCCTTCCACGAGATGGATCAGCCGCTGGTGAGCCGCCTGTTCGTGCCGTTCTCGGATTTCACCAACGGCGCGGAGACCTACTCCGCCGGCCGCTACATGGAGCTGGACCCCACGCCGACGGGCATCTACGTGATCGACTTCAACGTCGCGTACCACCCGTATTGCTACTACAACTCCGAATTCGACTGCCCGTATCCGCCGAAAGAAAACCGGCTGGATATTCCGATCCGCGCCGGCGAGCGGCTCCCGAAGTCGGCATCGAGCGCTCCATGA
- a CDS encoding VWA domain-containing protein — protein sequence MKFGAPGFLPLLAVPALLLLLWVWQVWRRRTDVHAFVRQRHVPVRERVPFFGELLFWLCLLLAAIAGTLAVARPQAVTSLVRTAGVDLVILQDGSASMHVQDVRGNRWQRSMRFLRTLGESLRWDNDRVAMALFAHMATPQIRLTKDPNTYFFFLDHLEDKSPFRLEDDGTWDTNIERGIYWGLRLIEKDEEIRRASGVAETLGENSNARAFLLISDGQAWSGEVAKSLALAQERGVPLNVVGIGTTAGGLIPDPKRQPDQPLLRSALNRAELTRLATAGGGRYFEIDRDSDRDIANAVIEQTRRRAGTTGVQEGVQELYWNFLFAAGVLIALGILFLRDRVALALQLSAAAAVLVFVQSVF from the coding sequence ATGAAGTTCGGCGCTCCAGGATTCTTGCCGCTGCTCGCCGTCCCGGCGCTGCTCCTGCTGCTCTGGGTGTGGCAGGTCTGGCGCCGGCGCACGGACGTGCACGCGTTTGTGAGACAGCGGCACGTGCCGGTCCGGGAGCGGGTCCCGTTCTTTGGTGAGCTGCTGTTCTGGCTCTGCCTGCTGCTGGCCGCGATCGCCGGCACGCTCGCCGTGGCCCGGCCGCAGGCGGTGACCTCGCTCGTGCGCACCGCCGGCGTGGACCTTGTCATCCTCCAGGACGGCTCGGCCTCGATGCACGTGCAGGACGTGCGCGGCAATCGCTGGCAGCGCTCGATGCGCTTCCTCCGCACGCTCGGCGAATCGCTGCGCTGGGACAACGACCGGGTCGCCATGGCGCTGTTCGCCCACATGGCCACGCCGCAGATCCGCCTGACCAAGGACCCCAACACCTACTTCTTCTTTCTCGATCACCTCGAAGACAAGTCGCCCTTCCGCCTGGAAGACGACGGCACCTGGGACACCAACATCGAACGCGGGATCTACTGGGGGCTGCGGCTGATCGAGAAGGATGAGGAGATCCGGCGCGCGTCCGGTGTGGCCGAAACCCTCGGCGAAAACAGCAACGCCAGGGCCTTCCTGCTGATCTCCGACGGCCAGGCGTGGAGCGGCGAGGTGGCGAAGTCGCTCGCGCTGGCGCAGGAGCGCGGCGTGCCGCTCAACGTGGTCGGCATCGGCACCACCGCGGGCGGGCTGATTCCGGACCCGAAGCGCCAGCCCGATCAGCCGCTGCTGCGCTCGGCGCTCAATCGCGCGGAGCTGACCCGGCTGGCCACCGCCGGGGGCGGCCGCTACTTCGAGATCGATCGCGACAGCGATCGCGACATCGCCAACGCGGTGATCGAGCAGACACGCCGGCGCGCCGGCACCACCGGCGTGCAGGAAGGGGTGCAGGAGCTGTACTGGAACTTCCTGTTCGCCGCCGGTGTGCTGATCGCCCTGGGGATCCTGTTCCTGCGCGATCGCGTGGCGCTGGCGCTGCAGTTGTCGGCCGCGGCGGCCGTGCTCGTCTTCGTACAGTCGGTGTTCTGA
- a CDS encoding HAD family phosphatase: MINEPAGSRESGVGSRTGALQAIVFDFDGVIADSERLHLKSYQDTLAPEGLTISTEDYYARYLGYDDVGVFKALGKDQGVPMDEGRVRTLIERKSERYETLAAAGEMLYPGAADFIRAAAAVVPIAVASGALTHEIDHVLERAGLRSLFAVVVGADQTERSKPNPEPYLTAFAQLRARSGLDLVPWRSVAIEDSKWGLVSARGADLRCVAVTNTYTAAELRADAELVVPGLHALTIADLDALCAD, translated from the coding sequence ATGATCAACGAACCTGCCGGGAGCCGGGAGTCGGGAGTCGGCAGTCGAACTGGTGCGCTCCAGGCGATCGTGTTCGACTTCGACGGCGTCATCGCCGACAGCGAACGCCTGCACCTCAAGTCGTACCAGGACACTCTCGCCCCCGAAGGCCTCACCATTTCCACCGAGGACTACTACGCCCGGTATCTCGGCTACGACGACGTCGGTGTGTTCAAGGCGCTGGGGAAAGACCAGGGCGTGCCGATGGACGAGGGGCGCGTGCGCACGCTGATCGAGCGCAAGAGCGAGCGCTACGAGACGCTCGCCGCCGCCGGTGAAATGCTCTATCCCGGGGCGGCGGATTTCATCCGCGCGGCCGCCGCGGTGGTCCCCATCGCCGTCGCCTCCGGCGCCCTGACGCACGAGATCGACCACGTGCTCGAGCGCGCCGGGTTGCGGTCCCTGTTCGCCGTCGTGGTGGGCGCCGATCAGACCGAGCGCAGCAAGCCGAACCCCGAGCCCTACCTCACCGCGTTCGCGCAGCTCCGCGCCAGGTCGGGCCTCGACCTGGTGCCGTGGCGGTCGGTGGCGATCGAAGACTCGAAGTGGGGCCTCGTCTCCGCTCGCGGCGCCGACCTTCGCTGCGTCGCCGTGACCAACACCTACACCGCCGCCGAACTCCGCGCCGACGCCGAGCTGGTCGTGCCCGGCCTGCACGCGCTCACCATCGCCGACCTGGATGCCCTCTGTGCCGACTGA
- the ychF gene encoding redox-regulated ATPase YchF, producing the protein MLRAGIVGLPNVGKSTLFNAVTRTRKAEAANYPFCTIDPNVGIVIVPDARLAVLQGIAKTGVVIPAAVEFVDIAGLVKGASDGEGLGNKFLTHIRDVDAIVQVVRCFDDEDVLHVSGSVDPVRDIEVINTELMLADLETVRKRRERVAKEVKRGDKNAAAEDAVLLKIETSLDAGKPALTVSLTPEEHVLSAQFFLLSDKPTIFACNVKESDLATADTNSYVVKVRDYVNTHLSCEAVVISAQIESDLVDLEPAEAQEFLKALGVEESGIGALIRSTYHLLGLQTYFTAGEKEVRAWTIHQGDTAPKAAGVIHSDFERGFIKAETVAYDDLVACGSVAAARDKGLYRMEGKEYVVRDGDVLLFKFNV; encoded by the coding sequence ATGTTACGAGCCGGAATCGTCGGTCTGCCCAACGTCGGCAAGTCCACTTTGTTCAACGCGGTCACCCGTACCCGGAAGGCCGAGGCCGCCAACTACCCCTTCTGCACCATCGACCCCAACGTGGGCATCGTCATCGTGCCCGACGCGCGGCTGGCCGTGCTGCAGGGCATTGCCAAGACCGGCGTCGTGATCCCGGCGGCCGTCGAGTTCGTCGACATCGCCGGCCTGGTCAAGGGCGCCAGCGACGGCGAAGGGCTGGGGAACAAGTTCCTCACCCACATCCGCGACGTGGACGCCATCGTCCAGGTGGTCCGCTGCTTTGACGATGAGGATGTGCTGCACGTATCGGGGTCGGTGGATCCCGTCCGCGACATCGAAGTGATCAACACCGAGCTGATGCTGGCCGACCTCGAAACGGTGCGCAAGCGCCGCGAGCGCGTCGCCAAGGAAGTCAAGCGTGGCGACAAGAACGCCGCCGCCGAAGACGCGGTGCTGCTGAAGATCGAGACCTCGCTCGACGCCGGCAAGCCCGCCCTGACCGTGTCGCTGACGCCGGAAGAGCACGTGCTGTCGGCGCAGTTCTTCCTGTTGAGCGACAAGCCGACCATTTTCGCCTGCAACGTGAAAGAGTCGGACCTGGCGACCGCCGACACCAATTCCTACGTCGTCAAGGTCCGCGACTACGTCAATACCCACCTGTCGTGCGAGGCGGTGGTGATCAGCGCGCAGATCGAGAGCGACCTGGTGGACCTGGAGCCGGCGGAGGCGCAGGAGTTCCTGAAGGCCCTCGGCGTGGAAGAAAGCGGCATCGGCGCGCTGATCCGCTCGACCTACCACCTGCTCGGCCTGCAGACCTACTTCACCGCCGGTGAGAAGGAAGTGCGGGCCTGGACCATCCACCAGGGCGACACCGCGCCGAAGGCGGCCGGCGTCATCCACTCGGACTTCGAGCGCGGCTTCATCAAGGCCGAGACGGTGGCTTACGACGACCTGGTGGCCTGCGGATCCGTGGCGGCGGCCCGCGACAAGGGCCTCTATCGGATGGAAGGCAAGGAGTACGTCGTCAGGGACGGCGACGTCCTGCTGTTCAAGTTCAACGTGTAA
- a CDS encoding dipeptidase gives MDKIVDFINVNRDRHIDEMKRYLAIPSISALPEHKGDVRACAEWTADEMRRIGLHNVRLEETPGHPCVYGEWLGAPGAPTILFYGHYDVQPVDPVNLWTSPPFEATIRDGEIYARGAADDKGQVFMHFKAVEAHLKQHGSLPVNMKFLIEGEEEVGSANLDNFIRAHKDLLKADVVVISDSPMFDRGIPSICYGLRGLTYFQIDLRGSKSDLHSGSFGGAVANPAMVLAQMLAQMKDKGGRVKIDGFYDDVVALRDEERAEWARLPFNEKKYRQELGAPKLFGETGYTTLERTWARPTFEVNGLLSGFTGEGAKTVLPAVAMAKVSMRLVPNQDPQKIGDLFEEYVKKVAPKTVELKITRMHGGKPWMTAFDNPFVQAAGRAIEQGFGQRPVFNREGGSIPVVSTFQEELGVPCVLFGVGLPDENAHAPNEKLDLGNFHSGVIASAYLYKEIGALKL, from the coding sequence ATGGACAAGATTGTCGACTTCATCAACGTGAACCGCGACCGCCACATCGACGAGATGAAGCGGTACCTCGCCATCCCGAGCATCAGCGCGCTCCCCGAGCACAAGGGCGACGTCCGCGCCTGCGCCGAGTGGACCGCCGACGAGATGCGGCGGATCGGCCTCCACAACGTCCGCCTCGAGGAGACCCCCGGCCATCCGTGCGTCTACGGCGAGTGGCTCGGCGCCCCCGGCGCGCCCACCATCCTGTTCTACGGCCACTACGACGTGCAGCCGGTGGACCCGGTCAACTTGTGGACGTCGCCGCCCTTCGAGGCCACCATCCGCGACGGCGAGATCTACGCCCGCGGCGCCGCCGACGACAAGGGGCAGGTCTTCATGCACTTCAAGGCCGTCGAAGCGCACTTGAAGCAGCACGGCAGCCTCCCCGTGAACATGAAGTTCCTGATCGAGGGCGAAGAGGAAGTCGGCAGCGCCAACCTCGACAACTTCATCCGCGCGCACAAGGACCTGCTGAAGGCCGACGTCGTGGTGATCTCCGATTCGCCGATGTTCGACCGTGGCATCCCGTCGATTTGCTACGGCCTGCGCGGCCTGACCTACTTCCAGATCGACCTGCGCGGCAGCAAGTCGGACCTGCACTCCGGGTCGTTCGGCGGCGCCGTCGCCAACCCCGCCATGGTGCTGGCGCAAATGCTCGCGCAGATGAAAGACAAGGGCGGGCGCGTCAAGATCGACGGCTTCTACGACGACGTCGTGGCGCTGCGCGACGAGGAGCGCGCCGAGTGGGCGCGCTTGCCGTTCAACGAGAAGAAATACAGGCAGGAGCTGGGCGCGCCGAAGCTGTTCGGCGAAACCGGCTACACCACCCTCGAGCGCACGTGGGCGCGGCCGACCTTCGAGGTGAACGGCCTGCTCTCCGGCTTCACCGGCGAGGGCGCCAAGACCGTGCTCCCGGCCGTGGCCATGGCCAAGGTCAGCATGCGCCTCGTGCCCAACCAGGACCCGCAGAAGATCGGCGACCTCTTCGAGGAATACGTGAAGAAGGTCGCGCCGAAGACCGTGGAGTTGAAGATCACGCGCATGCACGGCGGCAAGCCGTGGATGACCGCGTTCGACAACCCGTTCGTGCAGGCCGCCGGCCGCGCCATCGAGCAGGGCTTCGGCCAGCGCCCGGTGTTCAACCGCGAAGGCGGCTCCATCCCGGTGGTGTCAACCTTCCAGGAGGAGCTCGGCGTGCCGTGCGTGCTGTTCGGGGTCGGCTTGCCCGACGAGAACGCCCACGCCCCCAACGAGAAGCTCGACCTCGGGAACTTCCACAGCGGCGTGATCGCGTCGGCGTACCTCTACAAGGAGATCGGCGCCCTCAAGCTCTAG